The Xiphophorus maculatus strain JP 163 A chromosome 21, X_maculatus-5.0-male, whole genome shotgun sequence genome window below encodes:
- the LOC102217248 gene encoding uncharacterized protein LOC102217248 isoform X1, with the protein MSSTSSPTIGEFFLILSEMGFTEQQIQAAVQAGHLSVTEAAEWLLQGQYPRHTLVKQTSKSSETALSAFNPPKDAASSSTLPASPSDSRAGSSLVLKLSESTSQSPDPLPVESRIKQDKSDFEEKERQRVAQKVLAEKRQKKEEREMVLKRIAEDRKTLQEKSHGGSAADMAPPSSEGQKLGGKVQTNVDNNCILMIRLPSGESMRERFSADAPLRSVVEHISGRHPSLSPFSLLQGFPRKRFGEAELACSLRSLGLTPNAALCIQTTPPETPQDPPSPADPPPAPPNEPLPCIFPPPLPQVPFPEEAERLNPAAGHRLPDDLWEEAVNYAGIPRAGPPVSGPSHFWGRGQRLVPGDPGDPGLEADEGQEAEEEPPQIPNGMPRLPFFPENRVRGGFEPRHFWPDQGNRLRDAPEEDPADPEEAEGPVAHVAAGQAAVERLQRAALQEDHSASQGQPTPPKRPFRTPNVPSLCALAIRATVHLMTAPSMQYSSSLAGLTPELAELLLSHMSRERLLRPRTLELFFGCQLQKLVLNCYPYSTNELLRQLRAFTTLKHLSLVNSPLITDSGLSVLLSLVKLQSLNLASCSKLTDSCLQYITGLKSLCVLSLDQTKVTDAGMVQYLQSAPSCLSQLSLNQTEVTEATLAALPTCVPQLRLLSIKQTKVKDISALAGMSSLQTFNLNGTGVTEESLESISTHPTLSSLSLGGISVKDGNHALKIISGLKLTHLTLPGRHTVTDGGLEFLCRLTLLSELDLKDYTQVTDQGVGQLAAMTRLKKLSLSNTQVTDTGLPSLRGLQELQELCLDRTAVTSRGVAELITCLPQLQVLGLASTHVGDSVVRRGLIHCHQLVKINLSHTRITDQGLKHLKDMRLAQVNLDGTGVSLMGIANLLSLTNIGSVRATNTRTIPLDAVSDED; encoded by the exons ATGAGCTCAACTTCTTCCCCG ACGATCGGGGAGTTCTTCCTCATCCTCAGTGAAATGGGTTTCACAGAACAACAGATCCAGGCAGCTGTGCAGGCGGGACATCTTTCTGTGACAGAAGCCGCTGAATG GCTCTTACAAGGTCAATATCCACGCCATACATTGGTTAAGCAGACATCCAAGTCGTCTGAGACCGCACTTTCTGCTTTTAACCCACCCAAAGATGCAGCGAGCAGCTCCACCCTACCTGCATCTCCTAGTGACAGcaggg CAGGTTCGTCTCTGGTCCTGAAGCTGTCCGAGTCGACCTCCCAGTCTCCTGATCCTCTTCCAGTTGAGTCGCGGATCAAGCAAGACAAGAGCGACTTtgaggagaaagaaagacaacGTGTGGCTCAGAAAGTCCTGGCCGAGAAGAGGCAAAAGAAGGAG GAGCGCGAGATGGTGTTAAAGCGGATAGCTGAGGATCGGAAAACCTTGCAGGAGAAAAGCCACGGCGGCTCTGCTGCAGACATGGCTCCTCCCAGCAGCGAAGGCCAGAAACTGGGAGGAAAGGTCCAGACGAATGTTGACAACAACTGTATCCTCATG ATCCGGCTTCCCTCCGGAGAATCCATGCGTGAGCGTTTCTCCGCCGACGCGCCGCTGCGCAGCGTCGTGGAGCACATCAGCGGCCGCCACCCCTCCCTGTCCCCCTTTTCTCTCCTCCAAGGTTTCCCCAGAAAACGCTTCGGCGAGGCGGAGCTGGCATGTTCGCTGCGCTCTCTGGGCCTCACTCCGAATGCCGCTCTCTGCATTCAGACCACGCCGCCAGAAACGCCTCAGGACCCGCCGAGCCCGGCAGACCCGCCGCCAGCGCCTCCCAATGAGCCACTTCCGTGCATTTTCCCACCGCCGCTGCCGCAGGTTCCCTTTCCAGAGGAGGCAGAGAGGCTGAATCCAGCGGCGGGTCACCGGCTCCCGGACGATCTGTGGGAGGAGGCTGTGAATTATGCAGGGATACCGAGAGCCGGTCCTCCGGTCTCTGGACCTTCACATTTCTGGG GGCGAGGCCAGAGACTGGTTCCTGGTGACCCAGGGGATCCTGGATTGGAAGCTGATGAGggacaggaagcagaggaagAGCCACCACAAATTCCCAACG GAATGCCGAGGCTGCCTTTCTTCCCGGAGAACAGGGTGCGAGGAGGATTTGAACCCCGACACTTCTGGCCGGACCAGGGCAATCGCCTCAG AGACGCTCCAGAGGAGGATCCAGCTGACCCCGAGGAGGCAGAGGGTCCAGTGGCACATGTAGCTGCAGGTCAGGCTGCAGTGGAGCGCCTTCAGAGGGCTGCTCTACAAGAGGACCACAGCGCCTCTCAGGGACAGCCAACTCCACCTAAAAGACCCTTCAGGACACCAAATGTGCCATCCTTATGTGCCTTGGCCATCCGTGCAACTGTCCACCTCATGACAG CTCCCAGCATGCAGTACAGCAGCAGCCTGGCGGGTCTGACCCCGGAGCTGGCGGAGCTGCTCCTCAGCCACATGTCCAGAGAGAGGCTGCTCCGCCCACGCACCCTGGAACTCTTCTTCGGCTGCCAGTTGCAGAAATTAGTCCTGAACTGCTACCCTTACTCCACCAACGAGCTCCTGCGGCAGCTGCGAGCCTTCACGACGCTGAAGCACCTCAGTCTGGTCAACTCGCCTCTCATCACAG ATTCTGGTCTGTCGGTCCTTCTCAGTCTGGTCAAGCTCCAGTCACTCAACCTGGCGTCCTGCAGCAAACTGACTGACTCCTGTCTGCAGTACATCACAG GCTTGAAGAGCCTGTGTGTCCTGTCCCTGGATCAGACGAAAGTGACAGATGCTGGGATGGTTCAGTACCTTCAGTCGGctccttcctgtctctctcAGCTCAGCCTGAACCAGACAGAAGTGACCGAAGCCACCCTGGCTGCGCTCCCCACCTGCGTACCACAGCTGCGACTTCTCAGCATCAAGCAGACGAAG GTTAAAGATATTTCAGCTCTAGCAGGGATGTCCAGTTTGCAGACTTTCAATCTGAACGGGACTGGTGTGACGGAGGAATCTCTGGAGAGCATCTCCACCCACCCAACTCTGTCTTCTCTGAGTTTAGGAGGAATCTCTGTGAAAGATGGGAATCATGCCCTCAAGATTATATCAg GTCTGAAGTTGACTCACCTCACGCTTCCTGGACGCCACACTGTGACCGACGGGGGGCTGGAGTTCCTCTGCCGGCTGACACTGCTGTCAGAGCTGGACCTGAAGGATTACACACAGGTCACAGACCAAGGAGTCGGCCAGTTAGCCGCCATGACCAG GTTGAAGAAGCTGTCTCTGAGCAACACGCAGGTGACGGACACAGGGCTTCCCTCTCTGCGTGgcctgcaggagctgcaggaacTTTGTTTGGACCGAACGGCGGTGACGAGCCGAGGAGTGGCCGAACTCATCACCTGTCTGCCTCAGCTTCAG gTTTTGGGCTTAGCCAGCACGCATGTGGGAGACTCGGTAGTGAGGAGGGGTTTGATCCACTGTCATCAGCTGGTTAAGATCAACCTCAGCCACACACGGATCACGGACCAAG GTCTGAAGCACCTGAAAGACATGCGTCTGGCTCAGGTCAACCTGGACGGCACCGGGGTCAGTCTGATGGGCATCGCCAACCTCCTCTCGCTGACCAACATCGGCAGCGTCCGGGCCACCAACACTCGCACTATTCCACTGGATGCCGTCTCTGACGAGGACTGA
- the LOC102217248 gene encoding uncharacterized protein LOC102217248 isoform X2: MSSTSSPTIGEFFLILSEMGFTEQQIQAAVQAGHLSVTEAAEWLLQGQYPRHTLVKQTSKSSETALSAFNPPKDAASSSTLPASPSDSRGSSLVLKLSESTSQSPDPLPVESRIKQDKSDFEEKERQRVAQKVLAEKRQKKEEREMVLKRIAEDRKTLQEKSHGGSAADMAPPSSEGQKLGGKVQTNVDNNCILMIRLPSGESMRERFSADAPLRSVVEHISGRHPSLSPFSLLQGFPRKRFGEAELACSLRSLGLTPNAALCIQTTPPETPQDPPSPADPPPAPPNEPLPCIFPPPLPQVPFPEEAERLNPAAGHRLPDDLWEEAVNYAGIPRAGPPVSGPSHFWGRGQRLVPGDPGDPGLEADEGQEAEEEPPQIPNGMPRLPFFPENRVRGGFEPRHFWPDQGNRLRDAPEEDPADPEEAEGPVAHVAAGQAAVERLQRAALQEDHSASQGQPTPPKRPFRTPNVPSLCALAIRATVHLMTAPSMQYSSSLAGLTPELAELLLSHMSRERLLRPRTLELFFGCQLQKLVLNCYPYSTNELLRQLRAFTTLKHLSLVNSPLITDSGLSVLLSLVKLQSLNLASCSKLTDSCLQYITGLKSLCVLSLDQTKVTDAGMVQYLQSAPSCLSQLSLNQTEVTEATLAALPTCVPQLRLLSIKQTKVKDISALAGMSSLQTFNLNGTGVTEESLESISTHPTLSSLSLGGISVKDGNHALKIISGLKLTHLTLPGRHTVTDGGLEFLCRLTLLSELDLKDYTQVTDQGVGQLAAMTRLKKLSLSNTQVTDTGLPSLRGLQELQELCLDRTAVTSRGVAELITCLPQLQVLGLASTHVGDSVVRRGLIHCHQLVKINLSHTRITDQGLKHLKDMRLAQVNLDGTGVSLMGIANLLSLTNIGSVRATNTRTIPLDAVSDED, translated from the exons ATGAGCTCAACTTCTTCCCCG ACGATCGGGGAGTTCTTCCTCATCCTCAGTGAAATGGGTTTCACAGAACAACAGATCCAGGCAGCTGTGCAGGCGGGACATCTTTCTGTGACAGAAGCCGCTGAATG GCTCTTACAAGGTCAATATCCACGCCATACATTGGTTAAGCAGACATCCAAGTCGTCTGAGACCGCACTTTCTGCTTTTAACCCACCCAAAGATGCAGCGAGCAGCTCCACCCTACCTGCATCTCCTAGTGACAGcaggg GTTCGTCTCTGGTCCTGAAGCTGTCCGAGTCGACCTCCCAGTCTCCTGATCCTCTTCCAGTTGAGTCGCGGATCAAGCAAGACAAGAGCGACTTtgaggagaaagaaagacaacGTGTGGCTCAGAAAGTCCTGGCCGAGAAGAGGCAAAAGAAGGAG GAGCGCGAGATGGTGTTAAAGCGGATAGCTGAGGATCGGAAAACCTTGCAGGAGAAAAGCCACGGCGGCTCTGCTGCAGACATGGCTCCTCCCAGCAGCGAAGGCCAGAAACTGGGAGGAAAGGTCCAGACGAATGTTGACAACAACTGTATCCTCATG ATCCGGCTTCCCTCCGGAGAATCCATGCGTGAGCGTTTCTCCGCCGACGCGCCGCTGCGCAGCGTCGTGGAGCACATCAGCGGCCGCCACCCCTCCCTGTCCCCCTTTTCTCTCCTCCAAGGTTTCCCCAGAAAACGCTTCGGCGAGGCGGAGCTGGCATGTTCGCTGCGCTCTCTGGGCCTCACTCCGAATGCCGCTCTCTGCATTCAGACCACGCCGCCAGAAACGCCTCAGGACCCGCCGAGCCCGGCAGACCCGCCGCCAGCGCCTCCCAATGAGCCACTTCCGTGCATTTTCCCACCGCCGCTGCCGCAGGTTCCCTTTCCAGAGGAGGCAGAGAGGCTGAATCCAGCGGCGGGTCACCGGCTCCCGGACGATCTGTGGGAGGAGGCTGTGAATTATGCAGGGATACCGAGAGCCGGTCCTCCGGTCTCTGGACCTTCACATTTCTGGG GGCGAGGCCAGAGACTGGTTCCTGGTGACCCAGGGGATCCTGGATTGGAAGCTGATGAGggacaggaagcagaggaagAGCCACCACAAATTCCCAACG GAATGCCGAGGCTGCCTTTCTTCCCGGAGAACAGGGTGCGAGGAGGATTTGAACCCCGACACTTCTGGCCGGACCAGGGCAATCGCCTCAG AGACGCTCCAGAGGAGGATCCAGCTGACCCCGAGGAGGCAGAGGGTCCAGTGGCACATGTAGCTGCAGGTCAGGCTGCAGTGGAGCGCCTTCAGAGGGCTGCTCTACAAGAGGACCACAGCGCCTCTCAGGGACAGCCAACTCCACCTAAAAGACCCTTCAGGACACCAAATGTGCCATCCTTATGTGCCTTGGCCATCCGTGCAACTGTCCACCTCATGACAG CTCCCAGCATGCAGTACAGCAGCAGCCTGGCGGGTCTGACCCCGGAGCTGGCGGAGCTGCTCCTCAGCCACATGTCCAGAGAGAGGCTGCTCCGCCCACGCACCCTGGAACTCTTCTTCGGCTGCCAGTTGCAGAAATTAGTCCTGAACTGCTACCCTTACTCCACCAACGAGCTCCTGCGGCAGCTGCGAGCCTTCACGACGCTGAAGCACCTCAGTCTGGTCAACTCGCCTCTCATCACAG ATTCTGGTCTGTCGGTCCTTCTCAGTCTGGTCAAGCTCCAGTCACTCAACCTGGCGTCCTGCAGCAAACTGACTGACTCCTGTCTGCAGTACATCACAG GCTTGAAGAGCCTGTGTGTCCTGTCCCTGGATCAGACGAAAGTGACAGATGCTGGGATGGTTCAGTACCTTCAGTCGGctccttcctgtctctctcAGCTCAGCCTGAACCAGACAGAAGTGACCGAAGCCACCCTGGCTGCGCTCCCCACCTGCGTACCACAGCTGCGACTTCTCAGCATCAAGCAGACGAAG GTTAAAGATATTTCAGCTCTAGCAGGGATGTCCAGTTTGCAGACTTTCAATCTGAACGGGACTGGTGTGACGGAGGAATCTCTGGAGAGCATCTCCACCCACCCAACTCTGTCTTCTCTGAGTTTAGGAGGAATCTCTGTGAAAGATGGGAATCATGCCCTCAAGATTATATCAg GTCTGAAGTTGACTCACCTCACGCTTCCTGGACGCCACACTGTGACCGACGGGGGGCTGGAGTTCCTCTGCCGGCTGACACTGCTGTCAGAGCTGGACCTGAAGGATTACACACAGGTCACAGACCAAGGAGTCGGCCAGTTAGCCGCCATGACCAG GTTGAAGAAGCTGTCTCTGAGCAACACGCAGGTGACGGACACAGGGCTTCCCTCTCTGCGTGgcctgcaggagctgcaggaacTTTGTTTGGACCGAACGGCGGTGACGAGCCGAGGAGTGGCCGAACTCATCACCTGTCTGCCTCAGCTTCAG gTTTTGGGCTTAGCCAGCACGCATGTGGGAGACTCGGTAGTGAGGAGGGGTTTGATCCACTGTCATCAGCTGGTTAAGATCAACCTCAGCCACACACGGATCACGGACCAAG GTCTGAAGCACCTGAAAGACATGCGTCTGGCTCAGGTCAACCTGGACGGCACCGGGGTCAGTCTGATGGGCATCGCCAACCTCCTCTCGCTGACCAACATCGGCAGCGTCCGGGCCACCAACACTCGCACTATTCCACTGGATGCCGTCTCTGACGAGGACTGA